In Rattus norvegicus strain BN/NHsdMcwi chromosome 1, GRCr8, whole genome shotgun sequence, a genomic segment contains:
- the Tert gene encoding telomerase reverse transcriptase isoform X6 — MPRAPRCPAVRSLLRSRYREVWPLATFVRRLGLEGSRLVQPGDPKVFRTLVAQCLVCVPWGSQPPPADLSFHQVGLQVSSLKELVSRVVQKLCERGERNVLAFGFALLNGARGGPPMAFTTSVHSYLPNSVTESLCVSGAWMLLLSRVGDDLLVYLLSHCALYLLVPPSCAYQVCGSPLYQICATTDTWSSVPAGYRPTRPVGGNFTNLGSAHQIKNSGHQEAPKPQALPSRGTKRLLSLTSTNVPSAKKARFEPALRVDKGPHRQVVPTPSGKTWAPSPAASPKVPPAAKNLSLKGKASDPSLSGSVCCKHKPSSSSLLSSPPQDAEKLRPFTETRHFLYSRGGGQEELNPSFLLNSLPPSLTGARRLVEIIFLGSRPRTSGPFCRTRRLPRRYWQMRPLFQQLLMNHAKCQYVRFLRSHCRFRTANQRVPDAMDTSPSHLTSLLRLHSSPWQVYGFLRACLRELVPAGLWGTRHNERRFLKNVKKFISLGKYAKLSLQELMWRVKVEDCHWLRSSPACTSFWDSPSPSQVSFIFITAGKPSFPWIRRPLRYLETHRVELTHPAWQEGHCPCRRAPSEGEDPCHVPVLANGHICGTAAEVILLHHRDHVPEEPPFLLP; from the exons ATGCCCCGCGCTCCTCGTTGCCCCGCCGTGCGCTCTCTACTGCGCAGCCGATATCGGGAGGTGTGGCCGCTGGCGACCTTTGTGCGGCGCCTGGGGCTTGAGGGCAGTCGGCTTGTGCAACCCGGGGACCCGAAGGTCTTCCGCACGTTGGTTGCCCAGTGCCTAGTGTGCGTGCCCTGGGGCTCACAGCCGCCACCTGCTGACCTTTCCTTCCACCAGGTGGGCCTCCAG GTGTCATCCCTGAAAGAGCTGGTGTCCAGGGTTGTGCAGAAACTTTGCGAGCGCGGTGAGAGGAATGTGCTGGCTTTTGGCTTTGCACTGCTTAACGGGGCCAGAGGTGGGCCTCCCATGGCCTTCACGACCAGCGTGCATAGCTACTTGCCCAACTCGGTTACTGAGTCCCTGTGTGTCAGTGGTGCATGGATGCTACTGTTGAGCCGAGTGGGCGACGACCTGCTGGTCTACCTGCTGTCGCACTGTGCGCTCTACCTGCTGGTGCCCCCCAGCTGTGCCTACCAGGTGTGCGGGTCACCCCTGTACCAAATTTGTGCCACCACGGATACCTGGTCCTCTGTGCCCGCTGGTTACAGGCCCACTCGACCCGTGGGCGGGAATTTCACTAACCTTGGGTCCGCACACCAGATCAAAAACAGTGGTCACCAGGAAGCACCAAAACCCCAGGCCTTGCCATCACGAGGTACGAAGAGGCTTCTGAGTCTCACCAGTACAAACGTGCCTTCAGCTAAGAAGGCCAGGTTTGAACCTGCCCTGAGAGTGGATAAGGGACCCCACAGGCAGGTGGTACCAACCCCATCAGGCAAAACATGGGCGCCAAGTCCTGCTGCGTCCCCCAAGGTGCCTCCTGCAGCGAAAAACTTGTCTTTGAAAGGAAAGGCATCTGACCCGAGTCTCTCTGGGTCGGTGTGCTGTAAACACAAGCCCAGCTCCTCGTCCCTGCTGTCATCACCACCCCAAGATGCTGAAAAGCTCAGGCCATTCACTGAGACCAGACATTTCCTTTACTCCAGGGGAGGTGGCCAAGAGGAGCTAAATCCCTCATTCCTACTCAACAGCCTCCCGCCTAGCTTGACCGGGGCCAGGAGACTGGTGGAGATCATCTTTCTGGGCTCAAGGCCTAGGACATCAGGACCATTCTGCAGGACCCGCCGCCTGCCCCGTCGATACTGGCAGATGCGACCCCTATTCCAGCAGCTGCTCATGAACCACGCAAAGTGCCAATATGTCAGATTCCTCCGGTCGCACTGCAGATTTCGAACAGCAAACCAGCGGGTGCCGGATGCCATGGACACCAGCCCATCCCACCTCACGAGTTTGCTCCGGTTACACAGCAGCCCCTGGCAGGTATACGGCTTTCTTCGGGCCTGCCTCCGCGAGCTGGTGCCTGCCGGTCTCTGGGGCACCAGGCACAATGAGCGCCGCTTCTTAAAGAACGTGAAGAAGTTCATCTCGTTGGGGAAGTACGCCAAGCTATCCCTGCAGGAACTGATGTGGAGGGTGAAAGTGGAGGACTGCCACTGGCTCCGCAGCAGCCCAG CTTGTACCTCCTTCTGGGATTCCCCTTCTCCTTCACAAGTTTCCTTCATATTCATCACTGCTGGTAAACCCTCCTTTCCCTGGATAAGGAGGCCCCTGCGGTATCTGGAGACACACAGAGTGGAGCTCACACATCCAGCATGGCA